CGGCCAGCAAACCCGCATTCCCACTGGCCAGTTGGGCAGCGGTGCCGCGATGGCCGTCTTCAAGAACCGGCTCTACCTCGCCGCCCCGTCGGTCGCCGCCGGCCACAACCGCAACCTAATTGTCGCTGCGTCGGGTGACGGCGCGCAGTGGTCGACGACCGAGGTGACCACCATCCAGCTGGGAAGTAATGCCGCGATGGTGCCCTTCATCAATGACAAGCTGTACTTGGCCTATCAGAACAACAGCAATCAAAATCTGATGGTCGCCTCCAGCAGCGACGGCAGCACTTGGTCGGCAAACGAAATCCGTATCCCTGTGGATCGCTGCATCGCGATGGCCGTTTTCAATAGCGTGCTTTACGTCGCCGCACGGGATTCCAATTTGAATCTGAATATCGCTTCGTCGAGAGACGGCATCACCTTCACGGGGGTGTACCAAACGCAGAATGCGGGGAATAGCCTTGCGATGGCCGTTTTCGATGGCAAGCTGCACATCGCCTTCCAGCACAATGTCACTCACAATCTGCAAATCGTCTATACCGTCGACAGCACCCACTGGTTCGGACCCGTCGAGCATCGCGATATTCAGTTGGGCGACTGTGCCGCGATGGCCATCTTCGAGGACCCTGCTCGGGCGCCTACCCCTCGTGATCTTGTATCAGCGGCTCAAGCGGGATTGGGCTAAGGTCGGCCCGTTTGGTCATGTTTTGGCACCGTCCGAACAAAAGTGTCGCCGCCAACGCGCTCACTGACCAGTGGTCGGTAACGGACGAGATCAACGCGCAAGCGAACGAACACCCCCTCACTTCCTAAAGTTGTCTCCGACAGCAAGTCGAGTAGCCGACTACTCGTGCGCAAGCTCGGTCATCCGCCCTAGCGTCGTCAGTGCCACTACGAACCACACCAATTGCGTCACTTCACTTCTGGAAAGTGGGGCCGCCGCGGACTTCTGGTGTCGCGCGATCGTGCGTTCCGCGACACCTCGTTATCAGTCGACGAATGGGACTCGAAATGACCAGTGCCAACTTGGACGAGTTGATCACTCCGGTCCGGCAAGCACAGGACGACGGAGATCGGCAGCCGGAGAAGGGCCGGGCGCTTTGCCTATCCGGCGGCGGCTACCGGGCGATGGTCTTCCATGTTGGAGTGCTCTGGCGGCTCAACGAGGTCGGCCTGCTGGCGAAGCTCGACCGCGTCTCCAGCGTCTCGGGCGGTTCGATCACCGCCGGCGTTCTCGCGAAGAATTGGCAGCAGCTGACATGGGACACCAAGCAGGTCGCCAGCAACTTTGACGAACAGTTCGTCAAACCCGTGCGAAAGATGAGCGCAACCGCGGTCGACGTCAAAGCGGTTCTCGAAGGAATGCTGCCTTTCGGTGATTCCGCCGCCGGCCGCGTCGCGGCTGCCTATCGCAAGCACCTCTTCGGTGCCACCAGCCTGCAACAACTGCCCGACAAGCCGCGGTTCATCTTCAATTCGACCAACCTGGAGTCCGGGGTGCTGCTGCGGTTCAGCAAGCCCTATCTGGCCGACTATCGCGTCGGGAGAATCATGAATCCCGACGTATCGCTGGCGGTCGCGGTCGCCGCGTCGTCGGCCTTTCCGCCCGCGCTGTCGCCCTGCACGCTGCACCTCAAGGGCCAGACCTGGATCGACGAACAAGGCAACACACTTACCGGGCCCGGCTTCCGCGACGAGATCAAGGTGACCGACGGCGGCGTATACGACAACCTCGGGCTGGAAACCGCGTGGAAGAGATACACGTCGATCATCGTCAGTGACGCCGGCGGCGAAGTCGCCGCCGACGACGATCCCCCGACCGATCCGCTGCGGCAGACGGCTCGGGTTCTCGACCTCATCCACAATCAAGCCCTTGCGATGCGCAAGCGCCAAGTGATCGGCTCGTTCAAATCCGGTCTGCGACAGGGCATGTACATCGGCATCCGCAGTCAGGTCGCGAAATACGGCGGGGCAGTGCTGCCGGCGAACCCCGATCGAACCCGCGAACTGGCCGAGGTGAAAACGCGGCTTGCGCCGCTCTCCGACGCCGAGCAAGAGCGACTTATCAACTGGGGCTACGTCATCTGCGATGCCGGCCTGCGGACCCACATGTCCGGTGAACTCACCGATCCCACGAAGACCGAACTCCCCTATCCGAACGAGGCGTTGACATGAACGGGGAAACTTCAATCTCCCGAAAGTTGGTCGATTACATCCTGGTTGGCGCCGGCTCGAGCCGACGATACCTGCAGGGCTCACCGATCTTGGGTGATGTGTGGACCGCGTACGTGCAAGACCTGAGCAAGCCGGTCGACCTGCTGATCACGTCGTACAAGGGCAGCTCGGCCAACGCCCTGGCCGCGGAGATCTTCAAACAACTGCAAGGAATCCGTCGCGGTGTCGTTCATGGCGACGATCCGAGGGTCGCGCCGGTGCAGAACTATGTAGCCGCCCGGTTGTACTTCGATGAAGTGATCCGGGTGCTGATCCCGATGACGAAGTGGTGGCTGGATCCGAAGACCCGCAACGAGATCGACGCGTGGATGAGTTCAGATAACTCCGACGGCGAATGCGGACCCGACAAGATCGCTCAGACGGTCGACGATGTGCGGGTCCTGGTCGCCGCATGGAACAAGGGTCCCCAGGACCTCGACGAATTGTTCAAGGATCCCACGGTCGGGATCCGCAGTCGGCGCACGGCATTCGAGCGCTTCGTCGCGTTATGCGCCCTGGTCTTGATGGTGCAACGCCCCCCGGAGGAGACGGACCGCGAGCCGCTGACGCCACGGGTGTTGACCAAAGTTCAGAGGAAAACGCAGGGCCTGTTGGTCGACACCAGCAACGACGACTTGCGCGAGCTCGTCGTCGATCTGATCTCCACCGATATGGCCCCGGCAGAGGCCGCGAAGGTCTGGCAGATCTCGCGGAACCGTCCGGCGTCCACCGCGATCATGAAGTCGGTGCCGGCCGTGAAGGCCGACGCGGCCCGCCGCCTGTTCGACCTCGACTGCACCCCGATCACCTGGGCGGTCATCGATTCCGGGATCGACACGCACCACATCGCGTTTGGGAAGCACCCGGTCCGCAAGACATACGACTTCACCTATTACCGCGAGGTCGTCAACCTCAGCAATGTCGACGACGTCGTTCGCAAATCCAATCTCAAGGCGATCGAGACCGCTCGCAAGGACAACCCACTCCCGCCGAGCGCAGACCGCAAGCTGAAACAGATCGCGACCGCCGCGTATCACGGTCAGCCGATGCGGTATGACCTCATCGCGGAGTTCCTCGAACTCGGCGTCGAAGGCCCGCCCCCACCACCACCGTCCAGCGAACACGGCACTCATGTCGCCGGCATCATCGCGGCCGCAGTCGACGAAGCGGGCGGAAATCTCGTCACCGGCATGTGCCCGGGTATCAATCTTTACGACTTGCGCATCATCGGATCCGATAAAGAGGACACCGAGTTGGCGGTTATCGCGGCGCTACAGTTTGTCCGGCACACCAATGAGTTGGCGGGCGACATGCAGATCCAGGGTGTGAACATGAGCCTGTCGATCGAGCACGACGTGCGCAATTACGCATGCGGGGCGACCCCGGTCTGCATGGAGGCCGAGCGACTCATCGACAGTGGGGTGGTCGTCGTCGCCGCCGCCGGCAACTTCGGCTACCAGAACATCATGGTCAACGACCAGCCGTTCAATAACTACCTCGCCTTCAGCATCACCGACCCTGGCAATGCAGAGCGCGTCATCACGGTCGGATCCACGCACCACTACAAGCCTTTCACCTACGGCGTGAGCTACTTCTCCAGCCGCGGCCCTACCGGT
The Mycobacterium sp. 050128 genome window above contains:
- a CDS encoding patatin-like phospholipase family protein produces the protein MTSANLDELITPVRQAQDDGDRQPEKGRALCLSGGGYRAMVFHVGVLWRLNEVGLLAKLDRVSSVSGGSITAGVLAKNWQQLTWDTKQVASNFDEQFVKPVRKMSATAVDVKAVLEGMLPFGDSAAGRVAAAYRKHLFGATSLQQLPDKPRFIFNSTNLESGVLLRFSKPYLADYRVGRIMNPDVSLAVAVAASSAFPPALSPCTLHLKGQTWIDEQGNTLTGPGFRDEIKVTDGGVYDNLGLETAWKRYTSIIVSDAGGEVAADDDPPTDPLRQTARVLDLIHNQALAMRKRQVIGSFKSGLRQGMYIGIRSQVAKYGGAVLPANPDRTRELAEVKTRLAPLSDAEQERLINWGYVICDAGLRTHMSGELTDPTKTELPYPNEALT
- a CDS encoding S8 family peptidase; protein product: MNGETSISRKLVDYILVGAGSSRRYLQGSPILGDVWTAYVQDLSKPVDLLITSYKGSSANALAAEIFKQLQGIRRGVVHGDDPRVAPVQNYVAARLYFDEVIRVLIPMTKWWLDPKTRNEIDAWMSSDNSDGECGPDKIAQTVDDVRVLVAAWNKGPQDLDELFKDPTVGIRSRRTAFERFVALCALVLMVQRPPEETDREPLTPRVLTKVQRKTQGLLVDTSNDDLRELVVDLISTDMAPAEAAKVWQISRNRPASTAIMKSVPAVKADAARRLFDLDCTPITWAVIDSGIDTHHIAFGKHPVRKTYDFTYYREVVNLSNVDDVVRKSNLKAIETARKDNPLPPSADRKLKQIATAAYHGQPMRYDLIAEFLELGVEGPPPPPPSSEHGTHVAGIIAAAVDEAGGNLVTGMCPGINLYDLRIIGSDKEDTELAVIAALQFVRHTNELAGDMQIQGVNMSLSIEHDVRNYACGATPVCMEAERLIDSGVVVVAAAGNFGYQNIMVNDQPFNNYLAFSITDPGNAERVITVGSTHHYKPFTYGVSYFSSRGPTGDGRPKPDLVAPGERIYSPVLENDWGYLDGTSMAAPHVSGAAALLMARYPELVGRPDKVKNILCETATDLGRERNFQGHGLLDVLRALQSQ